The window CACCATTACTTTCTATTTTAACAGTGGTATGCCCGGGCGTATGTCCACCAGTTCTTAAGAGCGTAATACCATCAAGTAATTTCGTAGAATTATCAGATAAAAAAGTGATTTGCTCTTGACTAACTAACTTATACAGATCATCAAGGCGATATCGTTCACTATAGGGGGTTTGTTCACTTTCTATTTGTTGGAGAGCAAAATCCCACTCTTTTTGATGGGTATAATATGTTGCGTTGGGAAAAGTGGGCTGCACGGTAGCGGTGTTATCGGTAAAGGTGGCACCTGCTGCGTGGTCGTAGTGTAGGTGAGATAATACAACGTGAGTGATATCTTCGCGCGTTAATCCGAAAATGCGAAGGTTGGTAGAGGCATTGGAAATATTCTTATCAGGAGAACCGGCATCCAGTCCCCAGCCAAGCCCGGTATCAAGTAAAATGTTGTGATTATCTGTTTGTATGAATACCGGATTGATACCGGACGTAACTAAATTGCCAGGCCCGGTATCATCGGTATGAGAAGATTTTGGGTGTGCTCTTTTAGCTCTGTTGATATGGCCGTCTCTAAAGAATTCAAAACGACCTTCACTAAGAATTTCAATCGTAAAAGAGCCTATTTCCATAAGTAAATGTTATTCGATGGTTATATCATAAGGGAATAGTGTGAGTGCATCGGGACGCTCTAATATGGAAAACTGTTTTTGAACCTTTTCCATTTCATCCGATAAGAACCAACTATTTGGCAGGAGTGTTTTGGCTTGTGTAGCTGCAGAGCCCATGAACAATTCATAAAATGTTTTGGGCTTGGGATATTTAGCGATTTTATAGGTATCGACATTGGCTTTTTCGGCAGCAATACTCAATGCTTTATCGAGTCCGCCAAGTTCATCTACCAAGCCATTTTCTTTGGCATCGCCACCGGCCCATACGCGTCCCTGAGCAAGCTCATCCATCTCATCAACAGACATGCCTCGGTCATTAGCTGCCTTGGTTATAAATGTTTGATAGAAATTGTCAATATACTGCTGAAAGGCTTTCTCTTCGGATGATGATAATCCACTTGTTGGAAGCAGCCAGTCGGCATGCTCGTGGGTTTTAACTTCATCAAAGGTAATGCCAATCTTATCATTGAGAAGCTCTCGGGCATTAAACTTGGTTCCGAAGACACCAATAGATCCCGTAATCGTTGTAGGTTCTGCTACAATTGAGTCGCCAGCCATAGCAATATAATAACCGCCAGATGCTGCTACATTCCCCATTGAGACAATTACTGGAATATCTTTCTTCGTTTCGTGAATCATGCGCCAAATGGCATCAGAGGTACTGCCCGAACCGCCCGGACTACTAATACGAAGAACTATGGCCTTAACGTCATCATCTTCTCGGATGTCATCAAGCTGTTCTTTAATAAAATCAACCGTAATTTGTTGCTGGTTGTTGAAAGGAGAATCGGAGCTCACTTCAGGCATAATAGGTCCGTTTGCGTAGACGACCGCAATTTTATCAGACGTGGATGGTGTAGAAAGTCCGGCTGATGAAGGTGATACCTTGGAGTATCGGTCGAAGTTGACTGTCTTGATAGAAGCACTTTCATCAAGTCCGATTCGGTTTTTCATGTAGTTTACCAACTCATCAGTATAAACGAGGGAGTCTATTAAATTTTCTTGGAAACCAAACTGTGTGGTCAAGTTAGGTTGACTGTTCAGTAGGTTATTAAGCTCATCTTTTGAATGTCCTGTTTTGGCACTTACGGCATCCAAAAAGACGGAGCTGGATTGATTTAATATCTGTGTTAGCTGATACTCATTTTCTTCAGACAGGTCAGTACGGTAAAAGGGTTCGACTGCGCCTTTATACTTTCCGTGACGGATCACTTCGGCATCCACGCCAATTTTTTCGAACATGTTATCGAAAAAGGTGACCTGGCTAAAGAATCCATCAAATTCAAAGAATGACTCTGGTGGAGCAAAAACAGAATCAGTTGCTGTTGCTAAGTAATATCCTTTTTCGTTGTATCCCAAGTCATTGGTGCTGGCATAAATAAATTTATCAGAACTGTCGCGGAAGGCACTTATCAGGCGGTGTGCTTCCTGGAGGTTGGCCCAGCTTTCTGTCATAAAATCGATTTCGAGCCATATGCCTTCGACGTTATCATGGGCTTGAGCTTTGGATAGATTTTCTTTTAATGTTTCGAGCGAGACCTTATCATTGTTTGACTGATTGAATAGCTCGTCCAGCGGGTTTTGGGAATCTTGACTGGGCAACATTCCACTGAGCGAAATTTTGAGCACAGAATTGCTCTGGATATAGGGTTCCGGTTCTTGAGAACTGGTAGATACCGTGATAATAGCAATAAAGAATATCAACAGCAGAGCAATGAGAGTACCCAGCGTTGCGGCAATAAGTGTTTTGAAAAAATTCATAAGGGAAATGAAATCTATTATTTCAGAATTAATTGCAGTGATGAATTGTTAGCCAATCCGTGTACGTCAAATTTTGAAGTATGTTATTAAAAGTGAGTATGAGAAACAATGTCTAAACAGGATGTTTTAATTATTGGTTCAGGTCATAATGGCTTGGTTACAGGGTGTTATTTAGCCAAAGAAGGGTATAACGTAACAGTTCTTGAGCGTCAGCAGCAGCTGGGCGGAGCGGTAAGCACCGAAACGATGTTCACCTCATCGAAATATCCCGAGGGATTTCGTATGGATGTGGGATCATCTGTGCATATCATGATTCACCAAACGGGGATTTTGGAAGAGCTGGAATTAGAAAAGTATGGGCTGGATTATATCGAGATGGATCCCATTATGTCTTATCCGGTGCCCGATGGGAAAGGAGTAATCCACTTTTTCAAGGATTTAGAACGAACCCTCGATTCGATCCAGAAAGTAGCTCCCGAAGATGTCGAAAACTATCGGGAGTTTGTGGAATTTTGGGGACGCATTAACGAAGGCGTACTAAAGGCATTTATGGTTCCCCCGTCTGGAAAGAATATTGTTACTGAGTTAGTCAAAGGGCAGTTGCGTAATGGCGGAATCTTTGAAAAAGGAAAACAGCTTACCGGTCTGCAAAAGATATTGAGTAGTTATGGAAAAGTCGTTGATGATGCCTTTGAGAGTCCGCATATGAAGGCGGCTCTGATGTGGTTTGCGGCACAGTCGGGGCCTACGCCCGATCACCCCGCTACGGGCGATTTCGCCGGTTGGCAGTCGATGTTACATCAAAGCGGGGCCAAGCATCCGCGGGGAGGAAGTGGGATGCTGACGCAGGCTATGGCACGGTTTATTGAAGCACACGGCGGTGAAATTATTACTGGTTCTCCTGTCACAAATATCATTATTGAAGATGGAGAAGCCCTTGGGATAAAAACGGAGGATAATGAGTATCGTGCGGATACCATTATTTCAAACGCCCATGTGCAAACAACGATGATGAAATTAGTGGGGCGTGAGCATTTGCCGAACGCGACCTATGAAAAGGTTGAAAATATTAATGTGGGTAATGGATTTGGAATGGTGATTCGATGTGCGGTGGAAGAGTTGCCACAATATACCGCTTGCCCTGATGATCCATACATTCACAATGGGATGCAGTTGCTTGCCCCATCGGTGCAGTATATGAATAATGCGATTGGAGATTATCACCAGAAAAAGCCTCCGAAAGATCCTGCTGTGTTGGCAATGACGTTTTCGGAAATTGATCCTGACGTAGCTCCAAGTGGGGGACATACCCTTTATGCGTGGGCGCAGTGGCACCCGTATGAGTTACAAGATGGTCTTCACTGGGATGATATTCGAGAGCGGGAAGCCCAAAAGATTTATAATGTGGTAACCCGTTATGCCCCAAATATGGAGGGTAATCTAATTGATTGGTATATTCAGTCGCCGCTGGATATTGAACGGAAGCATGGATTGTTACGTGGCAATGTGATGCATGTAGAGATGAGTTTTGATCAGATGTTTATGTTTCGGCCTATTCCGGAGATGAGTGAATATAAAACACCTATTGGAAACCTTTATTTATCTTCGGCTTCTTGTCATCCCGGTGGAGGAGTTTTTGGTGCAGCAGGATATAATGCCGCACAAGTTATTTTAAAAGACAACAAGAAATCTTGGTTCAAATTTTAGGTACACGGCTTTCATGATTAAAAAAACAAATTCGATAGTAGAGGTTGATTTATCCAAGCTGAAAAATAACCTTCAGGTATTGTTATCAAATCTGG of the Fodinibius sp. Rm-B-1B1-1 genome contains:
- a CDS encoding MBL fold metallo-hydrolase, giving the protein MEIGSFTIEILSEGRFEFFRDGHINRAKRAHPKSSHTDDTGPGNLVTSGINPVFIQTDNHNILLDTGLGWGLDAGSPDKNISNASTNLRIFGLTREDITHVVLSHLHYDHAAGATFTDNTATVQPTFPNATYYTHQKEWDFALQQIESEQTPYSERYRLDDLYKLVSQEQITFLSDNSTKLLDGITLLRTGGHTPGHTTVKIESNGEKAYYMGDLLPTEFQLNNYDMEAADVYPLEAKKQKVQLIKQAYQEKALLLFYHSKNGQAGKLIRDEDQKYVLAKQLPM
- the sppA gene encoding signal peptide peptidase SppA, with the protein product MNFFKTLIAATLGTLIALLLIFFIAIITVSTSSQEPEPYIQSNSVLKISLSGMLPSQDSQNPLDELFNQSNNDKVSLETLKENLSKAQAHDNVEGIWLEIDFMTESWANLQEAHRLISAFRDSSDKFIYASTNDLGYNEKGYYLATATDSVFAPPESFFEFDGFFSQVTFFDNMFEKIGVDAEVIRHGKYKGAVEPFYRTDLSEENEYQLTQILNQSSSVFLDAVSAKTGHSKDELNNLLNSQPNLTTQFGFQENLIDSLVYTDELVNYMKNRIGLDESASIKTVNFDRYSKVSPSSAGLSTPSTSDKIAVVYANGPIMPEVSSDSPFNNQQQITVDFIKEQLDDIREDDDVKAIVLRISSPGGSGSTSDAIWRMIHETKKDIPVIVSMGNVAASGGYYIAMAGDSIVAEPTTITGSIGVFGTKFNARELLNDKIGITFDEVKTHEHADWLLPTSGLSSSEEKAFQQYIDNFYQTFITKAANDRGMSVDEMDELAQGRVWAGGDAKENGLVDELGGLDKALSIAAEKANVDTYKIAKYPKPKTFYELFMGSAATQAKTLLPNSWFLSDEMEKVQKQFSILERPDALTLFPYDITIE
- a CDS encoding NAD(P)/FAD-dependent oxidoreductase, which gives rise to MSKQDVLIIGSGHNGLVTGCYLAKEGYNVTVLERQQQLGGAVSTETMFTSSKYPEGFRMDVGSSVHIMIHQTGILEELELEKYGLDYIEMDPIMSYPVPDGKGVIHFFKDLERTLDSIQKVAPEDVENYREFVEFWGRINEGVLKAFMVPPSGKNIVTELVKGQLRNGGIFEKGKQLTGLQKILSSYGKVVDDAFESPHMKAALMWFAAQSGPTPDHPATGDFAGWQSMLHQSGAKHPRGGSGMLTQAMARFIEAHGGEIITGSPVTNIIIEDGEALGIKTEDNEYRADTIISNAHVQTTMMKLVGREHLPNATYEKVENINVGNGFGMVIRCAVEELPQYTACPDDPYIHNGMQLLAPSVQYMNNAIGDYHQKKPPKDPAVLAMTFSEIDPDVAPSGGHTLYAWAQWHPYELQDGLHWDDIREREAQKIYNVVTRYAPNMEGNLIDWYIQSPLDIERKHGLLRGNVMHVEMSFDQMFMFRPIPEMSEYKTPIGNLYLSSASCHPGGGVFGAAGYNAAQVILKDNKKSWFKF